The genomic region TTAGAACGTATTAAAAATGCTGGTGTTGTTGGTATGGGTGGAGCTGGTTTTCCTAGTCATGTTAAACTTGCGCCTAAAAACCCAGAAGCAATTGATTGTTTGATTGTGAATGCAGCAGAGTGTGAACCTTATATTACAGCTGATTATCGTTGTATGTTAGAAGCTAGTGATGAATTTTTGTTAGGGATAGAAGTTGTTTTAAAATTGTTTGATAAAGCAGTAGCTTATATAGGTATTGAAGATAATAAAATGGATTGTATTGCACTATTACAAGATAAGTGCAAGGATAAAGATAATATTAAGGTAATTCCTTTAGTAACTAAATATCCTCAAGGAGGAGAAAGACAATTAATTCATGCAATTACAGGTCGTAAGTTAAATAGTTCGATGTTACCTAATGATGTTGGATGTATTGTAAATAATGTAGAAAGTTTTATTGCTATAAAAAAAGCGGTTATCGATGGTATACCAGCTTATCAAAGAATATTGACTTTATCAGGTGATTGTTTACAATCTCCTGGTAATTATCTAATTTCGGTAGGGATGACACATCAAGAGTTAATTGATCAAACGGGAGGATTTGTTCTAACACCTAGTAAAATCATTAGTGGTGGACCAATGATGGGATTTAGTATTTTCCATTTGGATACTCCTTTTACTAAAACATCTTCTTCAATTGTTTGTTTACATGAAGATGTTGTATCCATGTGCGAAAGTAGTGTTTGTATTAATTGTGGACGTTGTGTTTCTGTTTGTCCAAGTAAATTAGTTCCATCTCGTCTTGCTAAGGCAGCTGAAAATGGGGATCAACAAGGATTTATGGATTATCATGGATTAGAATGTATTGAATGTGGTAGTTGTTCTTATGTTTGTCCGGCTAAAAAACATTTAAAACAATCTATTAGTAATGCAAAGAAACAAATAATTGCTAAGAATAGGGGGAAAAAGTAATGGAACATCAATATCATATTTCATCTTCTCCACATATTCGTGATACGTTAACTACAAATAAAATTATGCAGTATGTTATCTTAGCCTTATTACCTACCACATTATTTGGGGTTGTTTACTTTGGGTTAGATGCCGTGATTTTATTAGTACTAACTATTGGAAGTACTGTATTTTTTGAATATTTTTATGAAAAAATATTACATCTACCAATAACTATTAAAGATGGTAGTGCATTTTTAACAGGATTATTATTAGCGATTAACTTACCTGTAAGTGCTCCTTGGTGGATAGGTATTTTAGGTGGTGCATTTGCAATTGTTGTTGTTAAAATGTTGTTTGGTGGTTTAGGACAAAATTTTATGAATCCAGCATTAGGTGCTAGATGCTTTTTGGTGATCTCGTTTACTAGTTATATGACAGATTTTAGTTATGATGCTTTTAGTGGTGCTACACCACTAGCAGAGTTGAAAACAGATGGGATATTGTCTTCTTTTGATTTGATGGATTTGTTTGTTGGGACAATACCTGGAACAATTGGTGAAACTTCAGTGATTGCAATTTTACTAGGAGCAGCTTTCTTAGTTTATAAAAAGGTTATCAGACTTACGATACCTGTAAGTATATTAGTTTCTTTTAGTGCTTTTATTTTATTGTTTGGTAGTTCTTCGCTTGATATTCATTATCTTTTATGTCAATTATGTTCAGGAGGAATTATGTTAGGTGCTTGGTTTATGGCTACTGATTATGTTACTTCTCCAATTAGTGATCAAGGTAGAATCATCTTCGGGATTATTATAGGTTTGTTAATTGGTATTTTTAGGATTTTTGGAGCATCTAGTGAAGGTGTTTCTTATGCGATTATTTTTGCTAATTTATTAGTACCTCTTATTGATAAAATATCTATTCCTAAGCCTTTTGGAAAAGGAGGGCCTAAAAATGGATAAGTCAATGATTAAAAATACAGTTATTTTAACATGTATTACATTAATAGCAGGTTTAGCCTTAGGGATTACTTATGAAGTAACAAAAGAACCTATTGCTAAAGCAAATGAAGAAGCAAAGCAAGAAGCTTATTTAGAGGTTTTTAGTAGTGCTAGTTATTTTGAAGAAATGGATATTGATTTAGAGGAAGTGAATAATATAATAGAGGTAACTTATAGTTCAAAGACTATGGATGAAATAATGTTGGCTTATGATCAAGATGATTTTGTAGGATATGTTTTTACGATTACTAGTCATGATGGATATGGTGGAGATATTACTTATTCAGTCGGAATAACAAAGGAAGGCGTTGTAAATGCAATATCTATTTTATCGATAAGTGAAACGGCGGGACTAGGAATGAATGCTACTGAAGATGCATTTAAAGATCAGTTTAATGAAAAAGTTGTGGATAGTTTTGAGGTTGTGAAAACGACAGTTAGTGAAGATAATCAAATTCAGGCAATTAGTGGAGCAACAGTTACTAGTGAAGCAGTGACTAGTGGTGTTAATGCTTGTTTGTTATGTTTTGAAGATATTTTAGGAGGATTTAACAATGAATAAATGTGTAGAACGTTTAAATAATGGTCTAGTTAAAGAAAATCCTACGTTTGT from Tannockella kyphosi harbors:
- the rsxC gene encoding electron transport complex subunit RsxC; this translates as MKHLSFEGGIHPGDFKDIAKNHEIKEVLPGDIVLIPLSQHIGAPAIPLVEKGDEVLVGQLIAEAGGFVSANVHSSVSGKVKGIKSSFSTTGFQVQCIEIENNHLYEHVSFDSRLLENVEKEEILERIKNAGVVGMGGAGFPSHVKLAPKNPEAIDCLIVNAAECEPYITADYRCMLEASDEFLLGIEVVLKLFDKAVAYIGIEDNKMDCIALLQDKCKDKDNIKVIPLVTKYPQGGERQLIHAITGRKLNSSMLPNDVGCIVNNVESFIAIKKAVIDGIPAYQRILTLSGDCLQSPGNYLISVGMTHQELIDQTGGFVLTPSKIISGGPMMGFSIFHLDTPFTKTSSSIVCLHEDVVSMCESSVCINCGRCVSVCPSKLVPSRLAKAAENGDQQGFMDYHGLECIECGSCSYVCPAKKHLKQSISNAKKQIIAKNRGKK
- a CDS encoding RnfABCDGE type electron transport complex subunit D, which gives rise to MEHQYHISSSPHIRDTLTTNKIMQYVILALLPTTLFGVVYFGLDAVILLVLTIGSTVFFEYFYEKILHLPITIKDGSAFLTGLLLAINLPVSAPWWIGILGGAFAIVVVKMLFGGLGQNFMNPALGARCFLVISFTSYMTDFSYDAFSGATPLAELKTDGILSSFDLMDLFVGTIPGTIGETSVIAILLGAAFLVYKKVIRLTIPVSILVSFSAFILLFGSSSLDIHYLLCQLCSGGIMLGAWFMATDYVTSPISDQGRIIFGIIIGLLIGIFRIFGASSEGVSYAIIFANLLVPLIDKISIPKPFGKGGPKNG
- a CDS encoding RnfABCDGE type electron transport complex subunit G translates to MDKSMIKNTVILTCITLIAGLALGITYEVTKEPIAKANEEAKQEAYLEVFSSASYFEEMDIDLEEVNNIIEVTYSSKTMDEIMLAYDQDDFVGYVFTITSHDGYGGDITYSVGITKEGVVNAISILSISETAGLGMNATEDAFKDQFNEKVVDSFEVVKTTVSEDNQIQAISGATVTSEAVTSGVNACLLCFEDILGGFNNE